Proteins from one Deltaproteobacteria bacterium genomic window:
- a CDS encoding CoA transferase codes for MAGPMAGVRVVELGFWVAGPSAGGILADWGADVIKIEPPDGDPFRGLFLRGMGVATPVNPPFELDNRGKRSIAINYAEPAGRAIALELIDRADVFVTNIRAGALERAGLDYDRLAKRNPQLVYASITGYGLDGPDRDRPAFDIGAFWARSGMAAALTSPGADPPYQRGAMGDHSAGITAVAGIAAALLARQRTGRGQLISTSLLRLGIFTVGWDTNIMLRMGIPAVPMTRMATPNPMISCYRGSDGRWFWLLGLQGDRLWPDLVRALGRPELLDDPRFNHLTGRRENCAELVQLLDSIFGTKSFAEWVEIFDREGVWWSPVQSTDEVISDPQAIASGAFVDVPLAEGGSARMVASPVDFSDTPWAPRSNAPEFGQHTEEVLLELGYDWEAIGQLKEKKAIP; via the coding sequence ATGGCTGGTCCGATGGCAGGGGTTCGGGTTGTCGAGTTGGGGTTCTGGGTGGCCGGTCCGTCGGCCGGCGGCATTCTCGCCGATTGGGGCGCTGACGTCATCAAGATCGAACCACCGGACGGCGATCCCTTTCGCGGTCTGTTCTTGCGCGGCATGGGTGTGGCCACGCCTGTCAACCCGCCCTTCGAGCTAGATAATCGCGGCAAACGCAGCATCGCCATCAACTACGCCGAGCCGGCAGGACGGGCGATCGCCCTCGAACTCATCGACCGGGCTGACGTGTTCGTCACCAACATCCGCGCCGGGGCGCTCGAACGGGCGGGGTTGGATTACGACCGCCTCGCCAAACGCAACCCGCAACTGGTCTACGCCAGCATCACGGGGTACGGCCTCGACGGGCCCGATCGTGATCGGCCCGCGTTCGACATCGGCGCCTTCTGGGCGCGCTCGGGCATGGCCGCGGCGCTGACGTCGCCCGGAGCTGATCCGCCCTATCAACGCGGCGCCATGGGCGATCACAGCGCCGGTATCACCGCCGTCGCCGGCATCGCCGCGGCGCTATTGGCCCGCCAGCGCACCGGGCGCGGGCAGTTGATCTCCACCTCATTGCTGCGCTTGGGTATCTTTACCGTCGGTTGGGATACCAACATCATGTTGCGCATGGGCATCCCGGCCGTGCCCATGACCCGCATGGCCACGCCCAATCCCATGATCAGTTGCTACCGCGGCAGCGATGGGCGTTGGTTCTGGTTGCTCGGCTTGCAGGGCGATCGCCTGTGGCCGGATCTGGTGCGCGCCCTCGGCCGGCCCGAGCTGCTCGACGATCCGCGCTTCAACCACCTCACCGGTCGGCGGGAGAACTGTGCCGAGTTGGTGCAGCTGTTGGATTCGATCTTCGGGACCAAGTCGTTTGCCGAGTGGGTCGAGATCTTCGATCGCGAAGGGGTGTGGTGGTCGCCGGTGCAATCGACCGACGAGGTCATCAGCGATCCGCAAGCGATCGCCAGCGGCGCCTTTGTAGACGTGCCGCTGGCTGAGGGCGGCAGCGCACGCATGGTGGCGTCGCCGGTCGATTTCTCCGACACGCCGTGGGCGCCGCGCTCGAATGCACCCGAGTTCGGTCAGCACACAGAAGAGGTCCTGCTCGAATTGGGCTACGACTGGGAAGCCATCGGGCAGCTCAAAGAGAAGAAAGCGATTCCTTGA
- a CDS encoding LLM class F420-dependent oxidoreductase, whose protein sequence is MDIGRVGIWTFALDLQPATKAQEAAAEIEALGYGAIWIPEAMGREAFTNSAILLAGTRRIVIATGIANIWARDPMAMAGAQKTLCEAYPERFLLGIGVSHAPLVGLRGHNYDKPLSAMRAYLDAMDYAPFLATPPAAEPVRIIAALAPKMLKLAAERAKGSHPYFVPPEHTAHARAVMGKGPWLAPEQAVVLETDAGTAREIARTHMATYLGLPNYVNNLKRLGFTDDDVASGGSDRLVDAIVAWGDVNAIVKRVRAHHDAGADHVGVQVLSADPRALPLAQWRELAPALLR, encoded by the coding sequence ATGGATATCGGACGGGTCGGCATTTGGACCTTTGCGCTCGATTTGCAACCGGCGACCAAGGCCCAGGAAGCGGCGGCGGAGATCGAAGCCTTGGGCTACGGCGCGATCTGGATTCCCGAGGCGATGGGGCGGGAGGCTTTCACCAACTCGGCGATCCTGTTGGCGGGTACGCGCCGGATCGTGATCGCCACCGGCATCGCCAACATCTGGGCGCGCGATCCGATGGCCATGGCGGGGGCGCAAAAGACACTCTGCGAAGCTTACCCCGAGCGTTTTCTCCTCGGCATTGGCGTCAGCCACGCGCCGCTGGTGGGCCTGCGCGGCCACAACTACGACAAGCCGCTCAGTGCCATGCGCGCTTATCTCGACGCGATGGATTACGCCCCGTTCTTGGCTACGCCGCCGGCCGCGGAGCCCGTCCGGATTATTGCCGCGCTCGCACCGAAGATGCTTAAGCTGGCCGCTGAGCGCGCGAAGGGCTCGCACCCTTACTTCGTGCCGCCGGAGCATACAGCGCATGCCCGCGCCGTGATGGGCAAGGGGCCCTGGCTGGCGCCGGAGCAAGCCGTCGTGCTCGAAACCGATGCCGGCACCGCCCGTGAGATTGCCCGCACGCATATGGCGACGTATCTGGGCTTGCCGAACTACGTGAATAACCTGAAGCGTCTCGGGTTCACCGACGATGACGTTGCCAGCGGCGGCAGCGATCGCCTGGTTGACGCCATCGTCGCCTGGGGCGACGTGAACGCAATCGTCAAGCGCGTGCGTGCGCACCATGACGCCGGTGCCGACCATGTCGGCGTCCAGGTGCTCAGCGCCGACCCGCGCGCGCTGCCGCTGGCGCAATGGCGCGAGCTGGCACCGGCGCTGCTGCGGTAG
- a CDS encoding MFS transporter produces MELRKKLSWVAVLYFAEGFPFGIAVDQWPVYFRTHGVALEAIGLLSFLGLPWTLKVLWSPLIDRFGQRRQWITGALLLMAMLLALLPLLDPAQPSFWLWALLLAFTAASATQDIAIDAYTIGLLAPGEEGIANGVRVSAYRAALIAGGGGLLMLVRVLGWPIVFWCAAATCVLLAAAVWQSPPLITSGDREGGVGLAPLRAWLRRPGALLIFLFVLTYKLGDSSMGPMVKPFWVDAGLSVEEIGLVSTTFGVGATVVGALAGGVLTTRWGIFRGLWALGLLQAFSNLGYAAAAYSGSGRAGIYAASLLESFTGGLGTAAFLAFLMHICDKRQAATEYALLSAIFGLTRSLAGGVSGIGASQLGYAAYFLLTFLLSFPAYVLLPWVRGWVRADAAAAAP; encoded by the coding sequence ATGGAGTTGAGAAAGAAGCTCTCATGGGTGGCGGTGCTCTACTTTGCCGAGGGCTTTCCTTTCGGCATCGCCGTCGACCAATGGCCGGTGTACTTCCGCACCCACGGTGTGGCGCTCGAAGCCATCGGGCTGCTCAGCTTCCTCGGCCTGCCGTGGACGTTGAAGGTGTTATGGTCGCCGTTGATCGATCGTTTCGGCCAGCGCCGCCAGTGGATTACGGGCGCGCTCTTGCTCATGGCGATGCTGCTGGCGCTGCTGCCGCTGCTCGATCCGGCGCAGCCGTCGTTTTGGCTGTGGGCATTGCTCTTGGCCTTCACGGCCGCCTCCGCCACGCAGGACATCGCCATCGACGCCTACACCATCGGGCTACTGGCGCCGGGCGAAGAAGGCATAGCCAATGGCGTGCGGGTCTCGGCTTATCGCGCCGCCTTGATCGCCGGCGGCGGCGGTTTGTTGATGTTGGTCAGGGTGCTCGGTTGGCCGATCGTGTTCTGGTGCGCGGCGGCCACCTGCGTCTTGCTGGCCGCGGCGGTGTGGCAGAGCCCACCCTTGATCACGAGTGGTGACAGGGAGGGTGGCGTCGGGCTGGCGCCGCTGCGGGCGTGGTTGCGCCGGCCCGGTGCGCTGCTGATCTTCCTGTTCGTGCTGACATACAAGCTGGGCGACAGCAGCATGGGGCCGATGGTCAAGCCGTTCTGGGTCGACGCCGGCCTCAGCGTCGAGGAGATCGGCCTGGTCTCCACCACCTTCGGCGTCGGCGCCACCGTCGTCGGGGCGCTGGCGGGCGGTGTGCTCACCACGCGCTGGGGCATCTTTCGCGGCCTGTGGGCGCTCGGCTTGCTGCAAGCGTTCTCCAATCTGGGCTACGCCGCCGCGGCTTACAGCGGCAGCGGCCGGGCGGGCATTTACGCTGCGTCGCTGTTGGAGAGCTTCACCGGCGGTCTCGGCACCGCCGCCTTTCTCGCCTTCTTGATGCACATTTGTGACAAGCGGCAGGCGGCCACTGAGTATGCATTGCTGTCGGCCATCTTCGGCCTGACGCGCTCGCTGGCCGGCGGCGTCAGCGGCATCGGCGCCAGCCAGCTGGGCTACGCGGCGTACTTCCTGCTGACCTTTCTTCTCTCGTTCCCGGCCTACGTGCTGCTGCCGTGGGTGCGAGGCTGGGTTCGCGCGGATGCCGCTGCAGCAGCGCCGTGA
- the eutC gene encoding ethanolamine ammonia-lyase subunit EutC → MSQRLEIDFDRARRSTPARLDVGRAGGRPRTATWLAFQRDHAAARDAVWSEWSPAFLDLLRDLGFLLVSSAAPDRLAYIRQPPLGRQLAGGELDRIRAHSPAPAAIQLVLSDGLSAQAAEAHCERLYPSLRRHLERLGTLGVPVAVRNGRVAAGDPIAAAAGAQLVVHLIGERPGLGSADSLGCYLTFRPGPATTDADRKCISNIRPLGLSPDEAGATIAGICQRILSKGSSGTDLEL, encoded by the coding sequence GTGAGTCAGCGGCTCGAAATCGACTTCGACCGGGCCCGGCGCAGCACGCCGGCGCGCCTGGATGTCGGCCGGGCGGGCGGGCGCCCGCGCACCGCTACCTGGTTGGCTTTCCAGCGCGATCATGCCGCGGCGCGCGACGCGGTGTGGAGCGAATGGAGTCCGGCATTTCTCGATCTCCTGCGCGACTTGGGCTTCCTGCTGGTCAGCTCCGCGGCGCCCGATCGCTTGGCTTACATCCGCCAACCGCCGCTGGGGCGGCAGCTTGCTGGCGGCGAGCTTGACCGGATTCGCGCTCACAGTCCGGCGCCCGCCGCCATTCAGTTGGTGCTCTCCGATGGCTTGTCGGCGCAAGCGGCCGAGGCGCACTGCGAACGGCTGTACCCCTCACTGCGCCGCCATCTCGAACGGCTGGGCACGCTCGGCGTCCCGGTGGCTGTGCGCAACGGGCGCGTCGCTGCCGGCGATCCGATAGCGGCGGCCGCCGGTGCCCAGCTAGTCGTGCATCTAATCGGCGAGCGGCCCGGCTTGGGCAGCGCCGACAGTCTCGGCTGCTACCTCACCTTCCGCCCCGGCCCCGCTACCACCGACGCCGACCGCAAGTGCATCTCCAACATTCGGCCGTTGGGGCTGAGCCCTGATGAAGCCGGCGCCACCATCGCCGGCATCTGCCAGCGAATTCTTAGCAAGGGCTCGTCGGGGACTGACTTGGAACTGTAG
- a CDS encoding ethanolamine ammonia-lyase subunit EutB yields MSLHAHGYTFATLAEVMAKANEEKSGDQLAGLAAAGAKERVAAKAVLANVRLREFVEAPLLPPEADELTRAFLQELDTAAYAGIADWSIGELREHLLADAGDALVALRSGLLPEMAAAVAKLMSNLDLMLAAKKLPVVVAGRTTLGQAGRLATRVQPNHPRDGIDGVLASTLEGLSYGCGDAVLGVNPADDRLEVVQRLSHALQALRVKLEVPTQVSVLAHVTTQVRALAAGAPLDLLFQSLGGTQAANRAFGIDLASLDEADAAIRARGQLDSPARWYFETGQGSELSSGAHAGLDQVTLEARCYGVARRYRPLLVNTVVGFIGPEYLYDARQVLRAGLEDHFMGKLLGVPMGVDVCYTNHMAADQNDLENLAVLLAAAGCNYFMAVPMGDDCMLSYQTSSFHDAGAVRELLGLRPAPEFEAWLERRGLMQQGRLTARAGDARALL; encoded by the coding sequence GCGCCAAGGAGCGCGTGGCCGCCAAGGCCGTGCTGGCGAACGTGCGGCTGCGGGAATTCGTCGAGGCGCCGCTGCTGCCGCCGGAGGCGGACGAGTTGACGCGGGCATTTCTCCAAGAACTCGACACCGCCGCTTATGCTGGCATCGCCGACTGGAGCATCGGCGAGCTGCGCGAACACTTGCTCGCCGATGCTGGCGACGCGCTCGTCGCGCTGCGCTCCGGTTTGCTGCCGGAGATGGCGGCGGCAGTTGCCAAGCTGATGTCCAACCTCGACCTCATGCTGGCAGCAAAGAAACTGCCAGTGGTGGTGGCTGGCCGCACCACGCTCGGCCAGGCTGGCCGGCTGGCTACACGGGTGCAGCCCAATCATCCGCGCGACGGCATCGACGGCGTGCTCGCCAGTACGCTGGAAGGGCTGAGCTACGGCTGTGGCGATGCCGTGCTGGGCGTCAATCCCGCCGACGACCGCCTGGAGGTGGTGCAGCGCCTGAGCCACGCTCTGCAGGCACTGCGTGTTAAGCTGGAGGTGCCCACGCAGGTGTCGGTATTGGCGCACGTCACCACCCAGGTGCGCGCGCTCGCCGCCGGGGCGCCGCTCGACCTGCTGTTCCAGTCGCTCGGCGGCACACAGGCGGCTAATCGCGCGTTTGGAATCGATCTGGCCTCGCTCGACGAGGCGGACGCGGCAATCCGCGCGCGTGGCCAGCTCGACAGTCCGGCGCGCTGGTACTTCGAGACCGGGCAAGGCTCGGAGCTTTCCAGCGGCGCCCACGCCGGCTTGGATCAAGTGACGCTGGAAGCGCGCTGTTACGGCGTGGCGCGGCGCTACCGCCCGCTGCTGGTCAATACCGTGGTCGGATTCATCGGCCCGGAATACCTCTACGACGCGCGCCAGGTGCTCCGCGCCGGGCTCGAGGATCATTTCATGGGCAAGCTGCTCGGCGTTCCGATGGGGGTCGATGTTTGTTACACCAATCACATGGCCGCGGATCAGAACGATCTGGAGAATCTCGCGGTGCTGCTGGCCGCCGCCGGCTGCAATTACTTCATGGCGGTGCCGATGGGCGACGACTGCATGCTGAGCTACCAAACCTCGTCGTTTCACGACGCTGGTGCGGTGCGTGAGCTGCTGGGGTTGCGCCCGGCGCCGGAATTCGAAGCCTGGCTGGAACGCCGCGGTCTGATGCAGCAAGGGCGGCTGACCGCGCGCGCCGGCGACGCCCGAGCTTTGCTGTGA